The Salminus brasiliensis chromosome 3, fSalBra1.hap2, whole genome shotgun sequence genome contains a region encoding:
- the LOC140552130 gene encoding uncharacterized protein, whose translation MAWVWLSKCLLLLSVNWCAGASVEVSPGMEDRDWEWGSGLQELLHSFPADSPFVTETPEHPANCTQRFWLPPSSPVCWDDIAGPEEFEKTRLLVLQNRAALQAVSQASGLEDGGASYDQQAREDIQGVQADHVNIEQTADSMQKVFVSLDEKRKEGGQHYTFSSLKEQIADTVDSINGRDEIAALLEQRLSNLERSLDTMQHRLARLLAQ comes from the exons ATGGCCTGGGTTTGGTTGTCCAAATGTCTGCTCCTCCTGAGCGTGAACTGGTGCGCTGGAGCAAGTGTGGAGGTGTCGCCTGGCATGGAAGACAGAGATTGGGAGTGGGGCTCTGGTCTGCAGGAGCTTCTGCATAGCTTCCCTGCTGACAGCCCCTTCGTAACAGAGACGCCTGAACATCCAGCCAACTGCACTCAACGCTTCTGGCTGCCCCCATCTTCCCCTGTATGCTGGGATGACATAGCAGGGCCGGAGGAGTTTGAGAAGACCCGTCTGCTGGTGCTGCAGAACCGCGCGGCTCTACAGGCCGTGTCCCAAGCCAGCGGCCTAGAAGACGGGGGAGCCTCCTATGATCAGCAAGCCAGGGAGGACATCCAGGGAGTCCAGGCCGACCACGTCAACATTGAGCAGACAGCAGACTCCATGCAAAAGGTCTTTGTGAGCCTGGACGAGAAAAGGAAGGAGGGCGGGCAACACTATACCTTTTCCAG TTTAAAGGAGCAGATTGCAGATACTGTGGACTCCATCAACGGCAGGGATGAAATAGCAGCACTTCTGGAACAGCGCCTTTCTAATCTAGAGCGGAGCTTGGACACCATGCAGCATCGACTAGCCAGACTGCTGGCCCAGTGA
- the chrac1 gene encoding chromatin accessibility complex protein 1, with translation MSEKSVESKDERTLNNKTISLPVSRVKLIMKSSPDVSCINQDALFLTTKATELFVQHLALCSFNNGSGKETNTLSYTDLANTAEETETFQFLTDILPKKILAGDYLKSLEQMEEDDEN, from the exons ATGTCGGAAAAAAGCGTGGAGAGCAAGGATGAGCGGACGCTTAATAACAAAACCATCTCTCTTCCCGTTTCGCGCGTTAAACTGATCATGAAAAGCTCCCCAGATGTTTCATGTATCAACCAGGATGCTCTTTTCTTGACGACGAAGGCGACG GAGCTTTTCGTTCAGCATTTGGCTCTGTGCTCGTTCAATAATGGATCTGGTAAAGAGACGAACACGCTGTCGTACACTGATCTGGCGAACACTGCAGAAGAGACGGAAACCTTTCAGTTTCTTACAG ATATTCTTCCAAAGAAGATCCTGGCTGGGGATTACCTCAAGTCCCTGGAGCAAATGGAGGAAGATGACGAGAACTGA